Proteins encoded by one window of Dendropsophus ebraccatus isolate aDenEbr1 chromosome 4, aDenEbr1.pat, whole genome shotgun sequence:
- the MDK gene encoding midkine produces the protein MDLRALCVIVLVAILAVSSHAAKNKKDKGKKGASDCAEWKWGRCIPSSKDCGVGTREGTCKEETRKLKCKVPCNWKKPFGADCKYKFENWGECNAETGVKSRSGTLKKALYNAECEQTVQATKPCSIKTKTKGKKGKGKD, from the exons ATGGACTTGCGAGCTTTGTGTGTGATCGTGTTGGTGGCAATTCTTGCTGTGAGTTCTCACgctgctaaaaataaaaaag ACAAAGGGAAGAAGGGAGCATCGGACTGTGCAGAATGGAAGTGGGGTCGTTGCATCCCTAGTAGCAAGGACTGTGGAGTAGGCACCCGGGAGGGAACATGCAAAGAAGAGACACGCAAACTCAAGTGCAAGGTCCCCTGCAACTGGAAGAAACCATTTGGAG CTGACTGCAAATACAAGTTTGAGAACTGGGGTGAATGTAATGCTGAAACTGGTGTGAAGAGTCGTTCTGGAACCCTAAAGAAGGCTCTATACAACGCAGAGTGTGAGCAAACTGTGCAGGCCACCAAACCATGTTCCATCAAGACCAAAACCAAAG GCAAAAAAGGTAAAGGAAAGGACTAG